One Mycolicibacterium rufum genomic window, TTCGGTGATCCCACTGGACCGCACCGCGGTGCCGGTCGAATGGGACGAGGTCAAAGAACAGCTGATGCGGCTCGCGACCGACCTCGGACCGCGCAGCGGTGTCGACGGCACGTCGGTCTCCCGGTTCATCGACAGCGCGGCCAACGCGATGGAGGGCAACGGAGACAAGCTGCGCCAGACCATCTCTCAGCTCTCGGGCGTGGCCCGCGTGCTGGCGGAAGGCAGTGGGAACGTCGTCGACATCATCAAGAACCTGCAAACGTTCGTCACCGCGCTGAAGAACAGCAACGAGCAGGTGGTGATGTTCCAGAACCGGCTGGCGACGCTGACCAGCGTGGTCGACGGCAGCCGGTCGGATCTCGATGCGGCGCTGAAGAACCTGTCGGTGGCTGTGGTGGACGTGCAGCGGTTCGTCGCAGGAACCCGGGACAAGACCTCCGAGCAGGTGCAGCGCCTCGCCAACGTGACCGGCAACCTGCTCGACAACAAGATGGAGATCGAAAACCTCCTGCACATCGCGCCCAATGCGCTGTCGAACGCCTACAACATCTACAACCCGGACGTGGGCAGCGCGGTGGGCCAGTTCGTGCTGAACAACTTCTCCAACCCGGTGCAGTTCGTGTGTGGCGCCATCGGGGCCATCGAGAACACCACCGCCCCGGAGACCGCGAAGCTGTGCTCGGACTATCTCGGTCCCGCGCTGCGACTGCTCAACTTCAACTACCTGCCGTTCCCGATCGCCCCGTTCCTGATGCCGTCGGCGAATCCGGACAACCTCATCTACTCCGAGGCCAATCTGATGCCGGGCGGTCCCGGCGGGTCAGCGGCCCCTCCGACCGATCCGCCGGCCATCTCCGCCTACGAGGGGGTGGCACCCGGGCCGGCGCCGTACACCGGACGCGCACCCGGCGTACCGCCACCGGGAGCGCAGCAGCTGCTGCCCGGCGCCCCGCCGGTGATCCCGCCCAGCGTGCCGCCCAGCGTGTACTCGATGCTGGCGCCGGCCGGTCCCGCACCGGGGCCCGCACCGGCCCCGGTGGGCGGGCCGCCGCTCGCCGCAGAAGCTCCGGCGCCCGCACCGGCGCCCCCCGCAGGAGGGACGCCCCCGGCATGATGAGGCAGAGAATGTCGCGGCGGGCCACCGTCGTTGCCACGTGTGTCGCGGTGTCGGTCAGCGGGTGCGGCTTCCAGGGCGTGAACACCTTGCCGCTGCCCGGTGCGGTCGGACGAGGGTCCGACGCTGTCGTCTATCACGTCGAGGTCGCCAACATCGCGACCCTGGAACCGAATTCGCCGGTGATGATCGACGACGTCGTGGTCGGCAGCGTGCGTTCCCTGGCGGTCAAGGACTGGCACGCCGATGTGGAGATCTCAGTGAAGCCCGAC contains:
- a CDS encoding MCE family protein, with amino-acid sequence MGRRRLATILAVVLAVLLLAGGGYLIRQTYFGPRTISAIFTSATGIYPGDEVRVSGVKVGRIASITPEGTQTRMVLDVDRDVPIPADAKAVIVAPNLVAARYLQLTPAYRSSGPTLPDDSVIPLDRTAVPVEWDEVKEQLMRLATDLGPRSGVDGTSVSRFIDSAANAMEGNGDKLRQTISQLSGVARVLAEGSGNVVDIIKNLQTFVTALKNSNEQVVMFQNRLATLTSVVDGSRSDLDAALKNLSVAVVDVQRFVAGTRDKTSEQVQRLANVTGNLLDNKMEIENLLHIAPNALSNAYNIYNPDVGSAVGQFVLNNFSNPVQFVCGAIGAIENTTAPETAKLCSDYLGPALRLLNFNYLPFPIAPFLMPSANPDNLIYSEANLMPGGPGGSAAPPTDPPAISAYEGVAPGPAPYTGRAPGVPPPGAQQLLPGAPPVIPPSVPPSVYSMLAPAGPAPGPAPAPVGGPPLAAEAPAPAPAPPAGGTPPA